A stretch of Gorilla gorilla gorilla isolate KB3781 chromosome 9, NHGRI_mGorGor1-v2.1_pri, whole genome shotgun sequence DNA encodes these proteins:
- the LOC101126576 gene encoding olfactory receptor 51I2-like encodes MWISIPFCLIYTIIFPGNGIILHIIRIDSSLHQPMYYFLAMPAFVELGVSASTMPTVLSIFLFGINDVSFGGCLLQMFSMHSFTLMESGVLLAMSVDRFVAIYSPLRYTTILTIACISGMGAAIALRSVMFMLPLLFLLRRLPFCGHNTLTHSYCLHSDLIKLPCGDTRPSSILALFVITFTFGLDLLFIVVSYALILHTVLEIASGAGRWWALNTCVSHICAVLVYYVPMISLSLMHRFGRHLPPLFQTVTANAYLFFPPVVNPIVYSIKIKEIRNSVVLTLSTKRGEF; translated from the coding sequence ATGTGGATATCCATCCCCTTCTGCCTGATATACACCATCATCTTTCCGGGAAATGGCATCATTCTTCACATCATCCGAATTGACTCTTCCTTGCACCAACCCATGTACTATTTTCTGGCCATGCCGGCCTTTGTTGAACTTGGTGTCTCTGCTTCCACCATGCCCACTGTGTTAAGCATATTCCTCTTTGGCATTAACGATGTCAGTTTTGGTGGTTGTCTGCTCCAGATGTTTTCTATGCACTCTTTCACTCTTATGGAGTCAGGTGTCCTTCTGGCAATGTCAGTGGACCGCTTTGTGGCCATCTACAGCCCACTGCGCTACACAACCATCCTGACAATTGCCTGCATTTCTGGGATGGGTGCCGCCATTGCCTTGCGCAGTGTAATGTTTATGCTCCCACTGCTCTTTCTCCTGAGGCGTCTGCCTTTCTGTGGCCACAATACCCTCACACACTCTTATTGCCTCCACTCAGATCTGATCAAATTGCCCTGTGGAGACACACGCCCCAGTAGCATCCTGGCTCTATTTGTCATTACCTTCACATTTGGACTGGACTTATTGTTCATTGTGGTTTCTTATGCGCTGATTCTTCATACAGTACTGGAAATAGCTTCTGGAGCAGGGCGGTGGTGGGCACTCAACACATGTGTGTCGCACATATGTGCTGTGCTTGTGTACTATGTGCCCATGATCAGCCTCTCCCTGATGCACCGCTTTGGACGGCATTTACCTCCACTTTTCCAGACTGTCACGGCCAATGCTTACCTCTTCTTTCCTCCTGTGGTCAACCCCATTGTCTATagtataaaaatcaaagaaattcgCAACAGCGTTGTTCTTACACTATCCACGAAGAGGGGTGAGTTCTAA